A genomic window from Anthonomus grandis grandis chromosome 4, icAntGran1.3, whole genome shotgun sequence includes:
- the LOC126735125 gene encoding high mobility group protein 20A-like isoform X1, with the protein MDPLESALQSMESDPLKNEISDNPVDLDPPVEGSKPKTPKAKKRKKPKDSTAPRQPLTGYIRYLNDRREAVRSGNPALSFAEITKILASEWSNLPVDKKQLYLDAAEQDRERYTKEYEAYKQTDAYKQFVGQQSGKKKDGKEKEEKPPSIQIPNQPTNSIPGTKDIQEMDFGNFDIPIFTEEFLDHNKIRDSELRQLRKINTDYEQQNAILTKHIENMKTAITKLETEITQQEKTNTALEQHLDHLRVSLSNCFSEVRLPGMRETASLENIENYMINLHTILLEDNSNDKKLLQTVRDIVAKMEFNG; encoded by the exons ATGGATCCGTTAGAGAGCGCGCTACAATCAATGGAGAGTGACCcgttaaaaaatgaaatttctgACAACCCCGTAGATCTTGATCCTCCCGTGGAAGGATCCAAACCGAAGACCCCCAAAGCGAAAAAACGGAAGAAACCCAAAGATAGTACGGCCCCTAGGCAGCCCCTGACTG GTTACATCAGATACTTGAATGATCGAAGGGAGGCAGTAAGAAGTGGTAATCCAGCCCTGTCTTTTGCTGAAATTACGAAAATTTTAGCGAGTGAATGGAGTAATTTACCTGTGGACAAAAAACAGCTTTATTTGGATGCTGCTGAGCAAGATAGAGAAAG gtaTACTAAAGAGTATGAAGCTTATAAGCAAACGGACGCTTATAAGCAGTTTGTTGGACAACAAAGTGGAAAGAAGAaggatggaaaagaaaaagaggaaaAGCCCCCTAGTATACAA ATTCCAAATCAGCCAACCAATTCTATACCAGGCACCAAGGATATCCAGGAAATGGACTTTGGAAACTTTGACATTCCAATATTTACAGAGGAATTTCTGGATCACAATAAAATTAGAGATTCTGAATTAAG GCAACTGAGAAAAATCAATACAGATTATGAACAACAAAATGCAATCCTTACAAAACACATTGAGAACATGAAAACTGCCATAACCAAACTGGAAACAGAAATAACACAGCAAGAAAAGACTAATACAGCTTTAGAACAGCATTTGGATCATCTTCGTGTCTCTTTGTCTAATTGCTTCAGTGAGGTTAGGTTGCCAG GTATGAGAGAGACAGCCAGTTTGgaaaacatagaaaattacatgATTAATTTGCATACAATATTGCTGGAAGACAACAGCAATGATAAGAAATTACTACAAACCGTTAGGGATATTGTGGCTAAAATGGAGTTTAATGGATGA
- the LOC126735125 gene encoding high mobility group protein 20A-like isoform X2 has translation MDPLESALQSMESDPLKNEISDNPVDLDPPVEGSKPKTPKAKKRKKPKDSTAPRQPLTGYIRYLNDRREAVRSGNPALSFAEITKILASEWSNLPVDKKQLYLDAAEQDRERYTKEYEAYKQTDAYKQFVGQQSGKKKDGKEKEEKPPSIQPTNSIPGTKDIQEMDFGNFDIPIFTEEFLDHNKIRDSELRQLRKINTDYEQQNAILTKHIENMKTAITKLETEITQQEKTNTALEQHLDHLRVSLSNCFSEVRLPGMRETASLENIENYMINLHTILLEDNSNDKKLLQTVRDIVAKMEFNG, from the exons ATGGATCCGTTAGAGAGCGCGCTACAATCAATGGAGAGTGACCcgttaaaaaatgaaatttctgACAACCCCGTAGATCTTGATCCTCCCGTGGAAGGATCCAAACCGAAGACCCCCAAAGCGAAAAAACGGAAGAAACCCAAAGATAGTACGGCCCCTAGGCAGCCCCTGACTG GTTACATCAGATACTTGAATGATCGAAGGGAGGCAGTAAGAAGTGGTAATCCAGCCCTGTCTTTTGCTGAAATTACGAAAATTTTAGCGAGTGAATGGAGTAATTTACCTGTGGACAAAAAACAGCTTTATTTGGATGCTGCTGAGCAAGATAGAGAAAG gtaTACTAAAGAGTATGAAGCTTATAAGCAAACGGACGCTTATAAGCAGTTTGTTGGACAACAAAGTGGAAAGAAGAaggatggaaaagaaaaagaggaaaAGCCCCCTAGTATACAA CCAACCAATTCTATACCAGGCACCAAGGATATCCAGGAAATGGACTTTGGAAACTTTGACATTCCAATATTTACAGAGGAATTTCTGGATCACAATAAAATTAGAGATTCTGAATTAAG GCAACTGAGAAAAATCAATACAGATTATGAACAACAAAATGCAATCCTTACAAAACACATTGAGAACATGAAAACTGCCATAACCAAACTGGAAACAGAAATAACACAGCAAGAAAAGACTAATACAGCTTTAGAACAGCATTTGGATCATCTTCGTGTCTCTTTGTCTAATTGCTTCAGTGAGGTTAGGTTGCCAG GTATGAGAGAGACAGCCAGTTTGgaaaacatagaaaattacatgATTAATTTGCATACAATATTGCTGGAAGACAACAGCAATGATAAGAAATTACTACAAACCGTTAGGGATATTGTGGCTAAAATGGAGTTTAATGGATGA